In Jejubacter calystegiae, the following are encoded in one genomic region:
- the hypF gene encoding carbamoyltransferase HypF — protein sequence MNLTGTEIRIRGKVQGVGFRPFVWQLARQLGLRGSVYNDGAGVAIRLVENAAPLLARLKSDCPPLARIDSVESRPYRWRQLPGDFQIRDSACGAMATHIAPDAATCPDCLREMNDPGDRRYRYPFINCTHCGPRLTIIRAMPYDRPATAMAGFPLCPDCAREYRDPADRRFHAQPVACPRCGPQIRWRGADGSQADGEAALQATLDALRAELIVAIKGVGGFHLACDATSEAAVQRLRLRKGRPAKPLAVMLPDVQALSEPVAALLATPAAPIVLEQKRLLPTLCDSIAPGLNQVGVMLPSTPLHHLLMQEIKRPLVMTSGNASGRPPALDNDRALTELADIADGWLLHDRAVLQRMDDSLLQRDGRIVRRARGFVPDAIELPPGFSDAPPTLCVGADQKNTLCLLRERQAILSQHLGDLSDDATLAQWRQIRDRLCRLYDFTPHHAVADAHPDYLSVRLAQESGLPLLRVRHHHAHVAACLAEHRWPLEGGPVIALALDGTGWGEDRLWGGECLKVDYRRCQHLGGLPAVALPGGSLASRQPWRNLLAHLQAWVPDWQRLPEAHALLSHPWQPLLRACERGINAPQASSTGRLFDAVAAALACAPGKLSYEGEAACLLQALAERHGPVTHPVTLPLRGNRLDLVTFWHQWLNWRAAPGARAWAFHDALAHGLAMLARHHAQSSGLDTLVCTGGVIHNALLRTRLTYWLGSLRCLFPAQLPAGDGAIAFGQAVIAAAHFSSPQDKS from the coding sequence ATGAATCTGACAGGAACGGAAATCCGCATACGCGGAAAAGTACAGGGGGTGGGCTTCCGCCCCTTTGTCTGGCAGCTGGCTCGCCAGCTTGGCCTGCGCGGCAGCGTCTACAATGACGGTGCCGGTGTCGCGATTCGCCTTGTGGAGAATGCAGCGCCGCTGCTGGCTCGTCTGAAAAGCGACTGCCCACCGCTGGCCCGCATCGATAGCGTGGAAAGTCGCCCGTACCGCTGGCGGCAGCTCCCTGGCGACTTTCAAATCCGGGACAGCGCCTGCGGCGCCATGGCGACCCATATCGCCCCGGATGCCGCCACCTGTCCCGACTGCCTGCGCGAAATGAATGACCCCGGCGATCGCCGCTATCGCTATCCCTTTATTAACTGTACCCACTGCGGCCCGCGGCTAACCATTATCCGGGCCATGCCCTACGATCGCCCCGCCACGGCCATGGCCGGTTTCCCCCTGTGCCCCGACTGCGCGCGCGAATACCGGGATCCGGCCGATCGGCGCTTTCACGCTCAGCCGGTGGCCTGCCCCCGCTGCGGCCCACAGATACGCTGGCGCGGCGCCGATGGCAGCCAGGCCGACGGCGAAGCGGCGCTACAGGCCACGCTCGACGCGCTACGGGCCGAGCTTATCGTGGCAATTAAGGGCGTGGGGGGCTTTCACCTGGCCTGCGACGCCACCAGCGAGGCGGCGGTACAGCGCCTGCGTCTGCGCAAAGGTCGCCCGGCCAAACCCCTTGCCGTGATGTTGCCCGATGTCCAGGCCCTCAGCGAACCGGTCGCGGCCCTGCTCGCCACCCCGGCGGCGCCCATCGTTCTGGAACAAAAACGCCTTCTGCCAACGCTGTGCGACAGCATCGCGCCCGGGCTAAATCAGGTGGGCGTTATGCTGCCTTCCACGCCGCTGCATCATCTGCTGATGCAGGAGATAAAGCGTCCGCTGGTGATGACCTCCGGCAACGCCAGCGGCAGGCCACCCGCGCTGGACAACGATCGGGCGTTAACCGAACTGGCTGACATCGCCGACGGCTGGCTGCTGCACGACCGTGCGGTACTGCAACGTATGGACGACTCGCTGCTTCAACGTGACGGACGGATAGTGCGCCGGGCCAGAGGCTTTGTGCCGGACGCTATCGAACTGCCGCCGGGTTTCTCTGACGCGCCCCCCACCCTGTGCGTCGGCGCCGATCAAAAGAACACCCTGTGCCTGCTGCGCGAGCGTCAGGCGATACTCAGTCAGCATCTGGGCGATCTCAGTGATGATGCAACGCTGGCGCAGTGGCGCCAGATCCGGGATCGTCTGTGTCGGCTTTACGACTTTACGCCGCATCACGCGGTGGCCGACGCCCACCCCGACTACCTTAGCGTTCGGCTGGCACAGGAGAGCGGGCTGCCGCTGCTACGAGTGCGACATCACCACGCCCATGTCGCCGCCTGTCTGGCAGAGCACCGCTGGCCGCTGGAAGGCGGCCCGGTTATCGCACTGGCGCTGGATGGTACCGGCTGGGGGGAAGACAGGCTATGGGGCGGCGAATGCCTGAAGGTGGATTACCGCCGCTGCCAGCATCTGGGCGGGCTGCCCGCGGTGGCGCTTCCGGGGGGCTCCCTTGCCTCCCGTCAGCCGTGGCGCAACCTGCTGGCGCATCTCCAGGCCTGGGTGCCGGACTGGCAGCGATTGCCTGAGGCGCATGCGCTGCTGTCTCACCCCTGGCAGCCGCTGCTCAGAGCCTGCGAACGCGGCATTAACGCACCGCAGGCCTCATCCACCGGACGACTGTTCGATGCCGTCGCCGCTGCGCTGGCATGCGCGCCCGGAAAGTTGAGCTACGAAGGCGAAGCCGCCTGCCTGCTTCAGGCGCTGGCGGAACGCCACGGCCCGGTGACGCACCCGGTCACCCTGCCCCTGCGCGGTAACCGACTGGATCTGGTGACTTTCTGGCATCAGTGGCTGAACTGGCGCGCCGCGCCCGGCGCCCGGGCCTGGGCCTTTCACGACGCGCTGGCCCACGGACTGGCCATGCTTGCGCGCCATCATGCTCAAAGCTCAGGCCTGGATACCCTGGTCTGTACCGGCGGCGTCATTCATAACGCGCTACTGCGCACCCGGCTGACTTACTGGCTGGGCAGTCTGCGCTGTCTGTTTCCGGCGCAATTGCCTGCGGGCGATGGCGCCATTGCTTTTGGTCAGGCGGTGATTGCCGCCGCTCATTTTTCTTCACCACAGGATAAATCATGA
- a CDS encoding formate hydrogenlyase maturation HycH family protein, translating into MSGRVIFSQLSRKFVDENENTPDQAQQVVYYSLAIGHHLGIIDCLQAALVCPLEAWPAWVATLPAGEAQRKMTGVTRFGEIVVDQSHVTLLATALDAALPQQTPQQQNWSRELMRLLRTIQQEPAVYLMVRRQDD; encoded by the coding sequence ATGAGCGGGCGCGTTATCTTCAGCCAGTTGAGCCGTAAATTCGTTGATGAAAACGAAAATACGCCGGACCAGGCCCAACAGGTTGTCTACTACAGTCTGGCCATTGGCCACCATCTGGGGATTATCGACTGCCTGCAGGCGGCGCTGGTCTGTCCGCTGGAAGCCTGGCCGGCGTGGGTCGCCACGCTGCCCGCGGGCGAAGCGCAGCGCAAAATGACCGGCGTAACGCGCTTTGGCGAAATCGTTGTCGACCAGAGCCACGTGACCCTGCTGGCAACCGCTTTAGACGCGGCGCTGCCTCAGCAAACGCCGCAGCAGCAGAACTGGAGTCGCGAATTGATGCGACTGCTCCGAACGATTCAACAGGAACCCGCAGTCTACCTGATGGTAAGGAGGCAAGATGACTGA
- the fdhF gene encoding formate dehydrogenase subunit alpha — translation MKKITSVCPYCGAGCKLKLVVDNNRITRVEAANGVTNQNELCLKGYYGWDFLNDTRLLTPRLKQPMIRYRKDGPLEPVTWDEAIRYTAERLSDIKARYGSQAIMTTGSSRGTGNETNYVMQKFARAVLNTNNVDCCARVCHGPSVAGLQQTLGNGAMSNAIADIENSRCLLIFGYNCADSHPIVARRVLKAKQRGARIIVCDPRKIETARIADLHLQLNNGSNMALVNAFIHVLLEEELYDRAWVARHTEGLEALRETVKNYAPESVEGITGVPAAAIRQAMRLYCAAPSATVMWGMGVTQFGQAVDVVKGLSSLALLTGNLGREHVGVGPVRGQNNVQGACDMGVLPDHFPGYQRVDDPRTRAKFAAAWGVDPAAMDNKIGVRITDVPHLALEGKIKAYYIMGEDPLQTEADLGLVRRGIEALDLLIVQDIFMTKTAEKADVLLPATSWGEHGGIFTCADRGFQRFEQAITPRDDVRRDWQIISQIASAMGYPMHYDSNQQIWDEMRELCPLFYGATWEKIGEMGHLQWPCPTLEHPGTPWLYQGGRFDTPSGKGQLYAAPWRPPAEQPDADYPLVLCTVREVGHYSCRSMTGNCAALQTLADEPGFVAIHPQDAAPLGIKEDHLVRVASRRGEVFSRARLSERVNPGAVYMTYQWWIGACNELTQDNMDPVSHTPETKYCAVRLLPIADQDRAESEVLAAYSEMKARLRAAAEPVMQP, via the coding sequence ATGAAAAAAATCACCAGCGTTTGTCCGTACTGCGGTGCGGGCTGCAAACTGAAACTGGTTGTGGACAACAACCGCATCACCCGCGTTGAAGCGGCTAACGGCGTAACCAATCAGAATGAACTCTGCCTGAAGGGCTACTACGGTTGGGACTTCCTTAACGATACCCGGTTGCTAACCCCCCGGCTGAAACAGCCGATGATCCGCTACCGCAAAGATGGACCGCTGGAGCCGGTCACCTGGGACGAAGCCATTCGCTATACCGCAGAGCGCCTGAGCGACATTAAGGCGCGCTACGGCAGCCAGGCCATTATGACCACCGGCTCGTCCCGGGGAACCGGTAACGAAACCAACTACGTGATGCAGAAATTTGCCCGCGCGGTGCTTAACACCAATAACGTCGACTGCTGCGCCCGGGTCTGCCACGGCCCGTCGGTGGCCGGCCTTCAGCAGACCCTGGGCAACGGGGCGATGAGCAACGCCATCGCCGATATCGAAAATTCCAGATGCCTGCTGATTTTCGGCTATAACTGCGCTGACTCTCACCCCATCGTGGCGCGTCGGGTGCTGAAGGCCAAACAGCGCGGCGCCCGGATTATCGTCTGCGATCCGCGCAAAATTGAAACGGCGCGTATTGCCGATCTGCACCTGCAGCTCAACAACGGCAGCAATATGGCGCTGGTTAATGCCTTTATCCACGTACTGCTGGAAGAAGAGCTCTACGATCGTGCCTGGGTGGCGCGCCATACCGAAGGGCTGGAGGCGCTGCGCGAAACGGTGAAAAACTACGCGCCGGAGTCGGTGGAAGGCATTACCGGCGTGCCCGCCGCGGCGATACGCCAGGCCATGCGCCTCTATTGCGCAGCCCCCTCCGCTACCGTGATGTGGGGCATGGGCGTCACCCAATTTGGCCAGGCGGTGGATGTGGTCAAAGGGCTCTCCAGCCTGGCGCTGCTCACCGGCAACCTTGGCCGCGAGCACGTGGGCGTTGGCCCGGTACGCGGCCAGAATAACGTCCAGGGCGCCTGCGACATGGGCGTTCTGCCGGATCACTTCCCCGGCTATCAGCGGGTGGACGATCCCCGGACCCGGGCCAAATTCGCCGCCGCCTGGGGCGTCGATCCGGCCGCAATGGATAACAAAATCGGAGTACGCATCACCGATGTCCCGCATCTGGCGCTGGAAGGGAAGATTAAGGCGTACTACATCATGGGAGAAGATCCGCTCCAGACCGAGGCCGATCTGGGGCTGGTACGGCGTGGCATCGAAGCCCTCGACCTGCTGATCGTGCAGGATATCTTTATGACCAAAACCGCCGAAAAAGCCGATGTGCTGCTGCCCGCCACCTCATGGGGCGAGCACGGCGGTATCTTTACCTGCGCCGACCGGGGCTTCCAGCGCTTTGAGCAGGCGATTACCCCACGCGACGACGTTCGCCGCGACTGGCAGATAATCAGCCAGATAGCCAGCGCCATGGGCTACCCGATGCACTACGACAGTAATCAGCAAATCTGGGATGAGATGCGCGAACTCTGTCCGCTGTTCTATGGCGCCACCTGGGAGAAAATCGGCGAGATGGGACATCTGCAATGGCCCTGCCCAACCCTGGAACACCCCGGCACCCCGTGGCTGTACCAGGGCGGACGCTTCGATACCCCCAGCGGTAAAGGACAGCTTTATGCCGCGCCATGGCGGCCGCCCGCAGAGCAGCCCGATGCCGACTACCCGCTGGTGCTCTGCACCGTGCGGGAGGTGGGGCACTACTCCTGCCGCTCAATGACCGGCAACTGCGCGGCCCTGCAAACCCTGGCGGACGAGCCTGGCTTTGTGGCCATTCACCCTCAGGATGCCGCCCCGCTGGGTATTAAAGAAGACCATCTGGTGCGGGTGGCTTCACGGCGCGGCGAAGTCTTTTCCCGAGCCCGCCTGAGCGAACGGGTCAACCCCGGCGCGGTATACATGACTTATCAATGGTGGATCGGCGCCTGTAATGAACTGACGCAGGACAATATGGATCCGGTCTCCCATACCCCGGAAACCAAATACTGCGCCGTCAGACTGCTGCCCATCGCCGATCAGGATCGGGCGGAAAGCGAGGTGCTTGCCGCTTATAGCGAGATGAAAGCGCGGCTGCGCGCGGCGGCGGAGCCGGTAATGCAGCCATAA
- a CDS encoding NADH-quinone oxidoreductase subunit B family protein has protein sequence MSQLLGPRSASGQPLPMTVDESIASMKQSLLKKIKRSAWVYRVDCGGCNGCEIEIFATLSPVFDAERFGIKVVPSPRHADILLFTGAVTRAMRSPALRAWESAPDPKICISYGACGNSGGIFHDLYCVWGGTDQIVPVDVYIPGCPPSPAATLYGFAMALGLLEQKIHAREPGESDNQPASLLHPDMVQPLRVRIDRAARRMAGYRYGRQIANDYMQHLAEGDGALAGWLNEQQDPRLNEIVTALNEVVERERIR, from the coding sequence ATGAGCCAGCTCCTGGGTCCGCGTTCGGCCTCTGGTCAGCCACTCCCCATGACGGTGGATGAGTCCATTGCCAGCATGAAGCAGTCGCTGTTGAAAAAAATTAAGCGTTCTGCCTGGGTCTATCGGGTAGACTGCGGCGGCTGTAACGGCTGCGAAATTGAAATTTTCGCTACCCTTTCACCGGTGTTCGACGCCGAACGTTTCGGCATCAAGGTGGTGCCGTCGCCGCGTCACGCCGATATTCTACTGTTTACCGGCGCCGTAACCCGCGCGATGCGCTCCCCGGCCCTGCGCGCCTGGGAATCGGCGCCAGACCCCAAAATCTGTATCTCCTACGGCGCCTGCGGCAATAGCGGCGGCATCTTCCACGATCTGTACTGCGTCTGGGGCGGTACCGACCAGATCGTGCCGGTGGACGTCTATATTCCCGGCTGCCCGCCATCGCCCGCCGCCACGCTCTATGGTTTTGCCATGGCGTTAGGGTTGCTGGAACAGAAGATCCACGCCCGGGAGCCAGGTGAAAGCGACAACCAGCCTGCCAGCCTGCTACATCCGGATATGGTGCAGCCGCTGCGGGTCCGCATCGACCGGGCCGCGCGACGTATGGCGGGCTATCGCTACGGGCGGCAGATCGCCAACGACTACATGCAGCATCTGGCAGAGGGCGACGGCGCCCTGGCGGGCTGGCTTAATGAACAGCAGGATCCGCGCCTTAATGAGATCGTCACAGCGCTGAACGAGGTGGTTGAGCGGGAGCGAATCCGATGA
- a CDS encoding NADH-quinone oxidoreductase subunit C — MSEQKLGQHYLAALRQAMPGAVLDEAWQTRDQLTITVQLNRLPDVVEYLYYQQGGWLSVLFGNDERKLCGNYAIYYVLSMEKGVRCWITVRAEVDANNPEFPSVTPKVPAAVWGEREVRDMYGLRPVGLPDERRLVLPDDWPDELWPMRKDSMDYRQRPAPTSDRETYEFINELGDKSNNVVPIGPLHVTSDEPGHFRLFVDGETIIDADYRLFYVHRGMEKLAETRMGYNEVTFLSDRVCGICGFAHSTAYTTSVENAMGIVVPERAQMIRAILLEVERLHSHLLNLGLACHFVGFDSGFMQFFRVREQSMKMAEILTGARKTYGLNLIGGIRRDMLKDDIIQTRQLAQQMRREVQDLVDILLSTPNIEQRTLGIGRLDPQVARDYSNVGPMVRASGHARDTRADHPFVGYGLLPLEVFSEQGCDVISRLKVRINEVFCSLNMIDYGLDNLPTGPLMTEGFTYIPGRFALGFSEAPRGDDIHWSMTGDNQKLYRWRCRAATYANWPTLRYMLRGNTVSDAPLIIGSLDPCYSCTDRMTVVDVRKRKSQVVPYKEIERYAIERKNSPLK, encoded by the coding sequence ATGTCTGAACAAAAATTGGGTCAACACTATCTGGCCGCGCTGCGCCAGGCCATGCCCGGCGCCGTGCTGGACGAAGCCTGGCAGACCCGGGACCAGCTCACCATCACCGTACAGCTCAACCGCCTGCCCGACGTTGTAGAGTATCTCTATTACCAGCAGGGCGGCTGGCTGTCGGTGCTGTTCGGTAACGACGAGCGCAAGCTGTGCGGCAATTATGCCATCTACTATGTGCTGTCGATGGAAAAAGGCGTTCGCTGCTGGATAACGGTCCGCGCCGAAGTGGACGCAAACAATCCCGAATTCCCCTCCGTCACCCCGAAAGTGCCCGCCGCGGTATGGGGCGAGCGCGAGGTGCGCGATATGTATGGCCTGCGCCCGGTGGGGCTGCCGGATGAACGTCGCCTGGTGTTACCGGATGACTGGCCGGACGAACTGTGGCCGATGCGCAAAGACAGCATGGACTACCGCCAACGCCCTGCTCCCACCAGCGACCGGGAAACCTATGAGTTCATTAACGAACTGGGGGATAAAAGCAATAACGTGGTGCCGATCGGCCCGCTGCACGTCACGTCTGACGAGCCCGGCCACTTCCGGCTGTTCGTCGACGGCGAAACCATTATCGACGCTGACTATCGCCTGTTTTACGTCCACCGCGGCATGGAAAAACTGGCGGAAACCCGTATGGGCTATAACGAGGTCACCTTCCTTTCCGACCGGGTCTGCGGTATCTGCGGCTTCGCCCACAGCACGGCCTATACCACCTCGGTGGAGAACGCGATGGGCATTGTAGTGCCGGAACGGGCCCAGATGATCCGCGCGATTCTACTGGAAGTGGAACGCCTGCACAGCCACCTGCTGAATCTGGGGCTGGCCTGTCACTTCGTTGGCTTCGATTCCGGCTTTATGCAGTTTTTCAGGGTGCGCGAGCAGTCCATGAAAATGGCGGAGATCCTGACCGGCGCCCGTAAAACCTACGGCCTGAACCTGATAGGCGGCATCCGCCGCGACATGCTGAAGGACGATATTATCCAGACCCGCCAACTGGCGCAGCAGATGCGGCGCGAGGTTCAGGATCTGGTGGATATCCTGCTCAGCACCCCCAACATCGAACAGCGTACCCTCGGCATTGGTCGTCTCGACCCTCAGGTAGCCCGCGACTACAGCAACGTCGGCCCGATGGTGCGCGCCAGCGGACATGCCCGCGACACCCGCGCCGACCATCCGTTTGTCGGCTACGGCTTGCTGCCGCTCGAAGTGTTCAGCGAACAGGGCTGCGACGTGATCTCACGCCTGAAGGTGCGCATCAACGAGGTGTTCTGTTCCCTTAATATGATCGATTACGGGCTGGATAACCTGCCCACCGGGCCGCTGATGACCGAAGGCTTCACCTATATTCCCGGCCGTTTCGCCCTGGGCTTCAGCGAAGCGCCGCGCGGCGACGATATCCACTGGAGCATGACCGGCGACAACCAGAAGCTCTACCGCTGGCGCTGCCGGGCCGCCACCTACGCCAACTGGCCGACGCTGCGCTATATGCTGCGCGGCAATACGGTTTCCGATGCGCCGCTCATTATCGGCAGCCTCGATCCCTGCTACTCCTGCACCGACCGTATGACGGTAGTCGATGTTCGCAAGCGCAAAAGCCAGGTCGTGCCCTATAAGGAGATCGAGCGTTACGCCATCGAGCGTAAGAACTCGCCGCTGAAATAA
- a CDS encoding DUF4160 domain-containing protein → MPAILRISGFRFFFYTNEGRPLESPHIHVMKRGDEAKFWLTPVVKLARDDNLDFRELRTSAEIIKQNQVLFLEAWNDYFG, encoded by the coding sequence ATGCCCGCGATACTACGCATATCCGGTTTCAGGTTCTTCTTTTACACCAATGAAGGACGACCGCTTGAATCACCCCACATTCACGTCATGAAAAGAGGAGATGAAGCCAAATTCTGGTTGACACCTGTAGTAAAATTAGCCAGAGATGACAATCTGGATTTCAGGGAACTGAGAACCTCAGCAGAGATCATTAAACAGAACCAGGTTTTATTTCTGGAGGCATGGAATGACTATTTCGGCTAA
- the hycI gene encoding hydrogenase maturation peptidase HycI has product MTDVLLCVGNSMMGDDGAGPLLAEMCQTSPRGEWVVIDGGSAPENDIVAIRELRPDRLLIVDATDMGLNPGEMRIIDPEDIAELFLMTTHNMPLNYLVEQLQDDVKQVIFVGIQPDIVGFCYPMTEPVRRAVEDLHRRLENWQEQEGISQL; this is encoded by the coding sequence ATGACTGATGTATTGCTGTGCGTGGGCAACAGTATGATGGGCGATGACGGCGCCGGTCCGCTGCTGGCGGAAATGTGCCAGACCAGCCCGCGCGGCGAATGGGTGGTTATCGACGGCGGTAGCGCGCCGGAAAATGACATCGTCGCCATTCGCGAACTGCGCCCGGATCGCTTGCTGATTGTCGATGCCACCGATATGGGCCTGAACCCCGGCGAGATGCGGATTATCGACCCGGAAGATATCGCCGAGCTGTTTCTGATGACCACCCACAATATGCCGCTCAACTATCTGGTGGAGCAGCTACAGGACGATGTGAAACAGGTTATCTTCGTGGGTATCCAGCCCGATATCGTCGGCTTCTGCTACCCGATGACCGAACCGGTACGCCGTGCCGTGGAAGATCTCCATCGCCGCCTGGAAAACTGGCAGGAACAGGAAGGCATCTCGCAGCTTTAA
- a CDS encoding DUF2442 domain-containing protein, which produces MTISAKNIQFDGAAMLIELSNARTLRIPLARFPRLLNATPGQLNDWELTPRGIHWDTLDEDISIDGLLEEKDAPRPHPHSML; this is translated from the coding sequence ATGACTATTTCGGCTAAAAACATACAGTTCGATGGCGCCGCCATGTTGATCGAACTCAGCAACGCCCGCACGCTCAGGATCCCTCTGGCGCGCTTTCCCCGATTATTAAACGCCACGCCCGGCCAGTTGAACGACTGGGAATTAACCCCCCGCGGGATCCACTGGGATACGCTCGATGAAGATATCTCCATCGACGGATTGCTGGAAGAGAAAGACGCCCCGCGACCTCATCCCCACTCAATGCTCTGA
- a CDS encoding formate hydrogenlyase complex iron-sulfur subunit, which translates to MIPFIKKVLKTGTVTTPYPLQPVEVDKNFRGKPQHNPAQCIGCAACVNACPSNALSVALTDTQNRLDWQFNLGRCIFCGRCEEVCPTAAIALTTEYELAVWRKEDFLQQASFEVCHCRSCQRPWAVQKEIDYAIALLKQGGDQRAERHRESFETCPECKRQQGLAPSALIDLTREMKEAI; encoded by the coding sequence ATGATTCCGTTTATTAAAAAAGTCCTGAAAACCGGCACCGTCACCACGCCTTATCCGCTGCAACCGGTGGAGGTGGATAAAAATTTTCGCGGCAAGCCGCAGCACAATCCGGCCCAGTGCATCGGCTGCGCCGCCTGCGTAAACGCCTGCCCGTCCAACGCCCTGAGCGTCGCGCTTACCGACACCCAAAACCGACTCGACTGGCAGTTCAATCTTGGCCGCTGTATCTTCTGCGGCCGCTGTGAAGAGGTCTGCCCCACCGCCGCTATCGCGCTGACCACTGAATACGAGCTGGCGGTCTGGCGCAAAGAGGATTTTCTGCAACAGGCCAGCTTTGAGGTTTGCCACTGCCGCAGCTGCCAGCGCCCCTGGGCGGTACAGAAGGAGATCGATTATGCCATCGCGCTGCTGAAACAGGGCGGCGACCAGCGCGCCGAGCGGCATCGCGAAAGCTTCGAAACCTGCCCGGAGTGCAAGCGCCAGCAGGGTCTGGCCCCTTCCGCGCTTATCGATTTAACCCGTGAAATGAAGGAGGCCATCTGA
- a CDS encoding respiratory chain complex I subunit 1 family protein: protein MNTLIFALIQALALFALAPLFAGLTRVARARLHCRRGPGLLQEYRDLFKLLGRQSVAPADSGWVFRLTPFVLTGVMLAIAATLPLITPRAPLTGLGDLVTLIYLFAIARFFFAIAGLDTGSPFTGIGASREALLGVLVEPILLLSLWVVAQVAGSTHIDALVATVRAWPVAHSLTLVLAWLACAFATYIEMGKLPFDLAEAEQELQEGPLSEYSGSGFAVLKWGISLKQLVVLQMFISVFIPWGQMSHFSAGALVLAMVLALVKLTFGILIIALFENSMARLRFMATSRITWTGFGLAFLAFVTLLAA, encoded by the coding sequence ATGAATACTCTGATTTTCGCCCTGATTCAGGCGCTGGCGCTGTTCGCGCTGGCGCCGCTGTTCGCCGGACTGACCCGCGTCGCCCGCGCCCGCCTGCACTGCCGTCGCGGCCCTGGCCTGCTCCAGGAATACCGGGATCTGTTCAAGCTGCTGGGTCGCCAGAGCGTGGCGCCCGCCGACTCAGGCTGGGTCTTTCGCCTGACCCCTTTTGTGCTGACCGGCGTGATGCTGGCCATCGCCGCAACTCTGCCGCTGATTACGCCGCGCGCGCCGCTGACCGGACTGGGGGATCTGGTAACCCTGATCTACCTGTTCGCCATCGCCCGCTTCTTTTTCGCCATTGCCGGACTGGATACCGGTAGCCCCTTCACCGGCATCGGCGCCAGCCGCGAGGCCCTGCTGGGAGTGCTGGTGGAGCCCATTCTGCTGCTCAGCCTGTGGGTGGTGGCGCAGGTGGCCGGTTCCACCCATATCGATGCCCTGGTCGCCACCGTGCGCGCCTGGCCCGTGGCCCACAGTCTGACCCTGGTGCTGGCGTGGCTTGCCTGCGCCTTCGCCACCTATATCGAAATGGGCAAACTGCCCTTCGACCTGGCCGAAGCGGAGCAGGAGCTTCAGGAAGGGCCGCTCTCTGAATACAGCGGCAGCGGCTTCGCGGTGCTGAAGTGGGGCATCAGCCTGAAGCAACTGGTGGTGCTGCAAATGTTTATCAGCGTGTTTATTCCCTGGGGGCAGATGAGCCACTTCTCGGCTGGCGCCCTTGTCCTCGCCATGGTGCTGGCGCTGGTGAAACTCACGTTCGGCATTCTGATCATCGCGCTGTTTGAAAACAGCATGGCGCGCCTGCGTTTTATGGCTACCTCCCGTATTACCTGGACCGGCTTCGGCCTGGCATTTTTAGCATTCGTCACCCTGCTGGCGGCGTGA
- the hydN gene encoding electron transport protein HydN yields MNRFIIADSSKCIGCRTCEVACVVSHQQDQDCAALTPHTFLPRIHVIKGVNISTATLCRQCEDAPCARVCPNGAISRDNDFVHVHQERCIGCKTCVVACPYGAMEVVVRPVVRNSGSGLNVMADKAEANKCDLCHHRKEGPACLEACPTNAIVCIDRNRLEQLSLEKRRRAALDDITALTR; encoded by the coding sequence ATGAACCGCTTCATCATTGCCGATTCAAGCAAATGCATTGGCTGCCGTACCTGCGAAGTCGCCTGCGTGGTCTCTCACCAGCAGGATCAGGACTGCGCCGCCCTGACGCCGCACACCTTCCTGCCCCGCATTCACGTGATTAAAGGGGTCAATATCTCGACGGCCACCCTGTGCCGCCAGTGTGAGGACGCCCCCTGCGCCCGGGTATGCCCCAACGGCGCCATCAGTCGGGACAACGATTTTGTCCACGTCCACCAGGAGCGCTGCATCGGCTGCAAAACCTGCGTAGTGGCCTGCCCTTACGGCGCCATGGAGGTGGTGGTTCGCCCGGTGGTGCGCAACAGCGGCAGCGGTCTGAATGTGATGGCGGACAAGGCAGAGGCCAATAAGTGCGATTTATGTCATCACCGTAAGGAAGGCCCCGCCTGCCTGGAAGCCTGCCCGACTAACGCCATTGTCTGCATCGATCGCAATCGCCTCGAGCAGCTTAGCCTGGAAAAACGCCGCCGTGCGGCACTTGACGATATCACTGCGCTGACCCGCTGA